A single genomic interval of Lathyrus oleraceus cultivar Zhongwan6 chromosome 7, CAAS_Psat_ZW6_1.0, whole genome shotgun sequence harbors:
- the LOC127106680 gene encoding uncharacterized protein LOC127106680 isoform X6 gives MDIGVLPPKPIIRNVYSRRNRKMDRSWMYDRFNPHRRGLKYEFISGVQEFIKKAKEQPCFLSERKIKCPCESCKCLKSFTPRDVEGHLYKSGFKPNYSIWTEHGELEQNICLMKQSNSSEHMEKEEVVVEEEDPKTPHTEESEEEDPETLHTEESEVEENPMTLQEIDSNKQNADGKVLIRPCGRGWAPSSAPAAAIKHAIQSHFQGPFHRWKETPEDVREYWWKLFGDMIAWDPRDHRYIKKTFQSRGAKRLSGMLSKVRKKGIRPHWICEEAWKGLITHWEGEAFIKVSTQNKTNRASGKAAVHTTGRKAHVDVALSMAHELGRSVDPAELFMATHKNKSGNWVDNRSQATYEHYHDRLKEVQKQIGEASQNGEQVVDEATKLELWKEVAGGKTRGSYGTADFASNLGCGVTSLTQESREPYSGRCDHAMHIEAIDAACQEAATALQEAAAARQEAADAKQRYHLLEEQFLKVVKSMKALERQSASASTSASLAHRGLPNNDGDHSPDEVMPDCRRKKRQAIRRHSHYDDNHSLDEILLYRRRKQHQAQRGRPYYDDDNSLDAVVRKQHQAKRGRPHYDDGDLLDEAVRKQHQAKRGPPYYDDDTLLDEVLPKQRQAKRGRPQYDDDNSLDEILPKHRRAKRGHPYYEDDLLDDVLPKQCQAKRGRHQCDDDNSLDEILPKHRRAKRGHPYYEDDLLDDVLPKQCQAKRGRHQHDDDNSLDEILPKHRRAKRGHPYYEDDLLDDVLPKQCQAKRGRPRYEDDHSLDEVLPKQHQAKKGLPHHEDDHSLDEVLPKQHQAKKGLPHHEDDHSLDEVLPKQHKVKRGHPHYDEDDLLDMGHPHYADDDLQDEVVPKQYRAPKRHPQYDDDDLLDRGHPHYYDDGSPYEVVPKQNRTPRGHPHYDDNNLLYEAKSKQRQAKRGYLHYDDVSPEEVFPKQRQAKRGHPHYDDDLLDEVLPKQHQAKRGHPYHDDDSPASRRHRYRR, from the exons ATGGATATTGGAGTGCTCCCACCTAAGCCCATCATTCGGAACGTATATTCTAGAAGGAATAGG AAAATGGATCGTAGTTGGATGTACGATAGGTTCAATCCTCATAGGAGAGGCTTGAAATATGAGTTTATTAGCGGAGTTCAGGAGTTTATTAAGAAGGCTAAGGAACAACCCTGCTTTTTGTCTGAGAGAAAGATCAAGTGTCCATGTGAATCGTGCAAGTGTCTAAAGTCTTTCACTCCAAGAGATGTGGAAGGTCATTTGTACAAGAGTGGTTTTAAACCAAACTATTCGATCTGGACTGAGCACGGAGAACTAGAGCAAAATATTTGTCTAATGAAGCAATCAAATAGTAGTGAACATATGGAGAAAGAGGAGGTGGTGGTGGAGGAGGAGGATCCCAAAACTCCTCATACGGAGGAGTCAGAAGAGGAGGATCCCGAAACTCTTCATACAGAGGAGTCGGAAGTAGAGGAGAATCCCATGACTCTTCAAGAAATAGATTCAAACAAGCAGAATGCTGATGGGAAGGTTCTTATACGACCTTGTGGACGAGG GTGGGCTCCTAGCTCGGCGCCTGCTGCTGCTATTAAACATGCCATCCAGTCACATTTTCAAGGTCCTTTCCATCGCTGGAAGGAGACTCCAGAGGATGTAAGGGAATATTGGTGGAAGTTGTTTGGG GACATGATTGCTTGGGATCCTCGTGATCACAGGTATATCAAAAAGACATTTCAATCGAGAGGCGCAAAGCGCCTTTCAGGTATGCTCTCGAAAGTGAGGAAGAAGGGGATAAGACCTCATTGGATATGTGAAGAGGCTTGGAAGGGTCTTATTACCCATTGGGAGGGTGAAGCTTTTATAAAGGTCTCTACCCAAAACAAGACTAATCGGGCTTCTGGTAAAGCTGCAGTCCACACCACAGGCCGCAAGGCTCATGTTGATGTGGCACTTAGCATG GCTCATGAACTCGGACGTTCTGTGGATCCTGCCGAGCTCTTCATGGCTACCCATAAAAACAAGTCTGGCAATTGGGTTGATAACCGCTCTCAAGCGACATAT GAACATTATCATGATCGTCTGAAGGAGGTACAAAAACAAATTGGCGAGGCCTCCCAGAATGGGGAGCAGGTTGTAGATGAGGCGACAAAGCTTGAGCTGTGGAAAGAGGTTGCTGGGGGAAAAACAAGAGGTTCCTATGGCACTGCTGATTTTGCTTCAAATCTCGGATGTGGTGTAACTTCACTGACTCAGGAGTCTCGGGAACCTTATAGTGGCAGGTGTGATCATGCCATGCATATTGAGGCCATTGATGCAGCTTGTCAGGAGGCTGCCACAGCACTTCAGGAGGCTGCTGCAGCACGTCAGGAGGCAGCTGATGCGAAACAACGTTATCACCTTTTGGAGGAGCAGTTTCTCAAGGTAGTGAAAAGCATGAAAGCTCTAGAGCGCCAGTCAGCAAGTGCTTCAACAAGTGCAAGTCTAGCTCATAGGGGACTTCCTAACAATGATGGTGACCATTCGCCAGATGAGGTCATGCCAGACTGTCGACGAAAGAAACGTCAAGCCATAAGGCGGCATTCTCACTATGACGACAACCATTCTTTAGATGAAATCTTACTATACCGTCGCCGAAAGCAACATCAGGCTCAAAGGGGACGTCCTTACTATGATGATGACAATTCACTAGATGCAGTCGTACGAAAGCAGCATCAAGCTAAAAGGGGACGTCCTCATTATGATGACGGTGATTTGCTAGATGAGGCCGTACGAAAGCAACATCAAGCTAAAAGGGGACCTCCTTACTACGATGATGACACTTTGCTAGATGAGGTTTTGCCAAAGCAACGTCAAGCTAAAAGGGGACGTCCTCAGTATGATGATGACAATTCGCTAGATGAG ATCTTACCAAAGCACCGTCGAGCCAAAAGGGGACATCCTTACTATGAAGATGATTTGCTAGATGATGTCTTGCCAAAGCAATGTCAAGCTAAAAGGGGACGTCATCAGTGTGATGATGACAATTCGCTAGATGAGATCTTACCAAAGCACCGTCGAGCCAAAAGGGGACATCCTTACTATGAAGATGATTTGCTAGATGATGTCTTGCCAAAGCAATGTCAAGCTAAAAGGGGACGTCATCAGCATGATGATGATAATTCGCTAGATGAGATCTTACCAAAGCACCGTCGAGCCAAAAGGGGACATCCTTACTATGAAGATGATTTGCTAGATGATGTCTTGCCAAAGCAATGTCAAGCTAAAAGGGGACGTCCTCGCTATGAAGATGACCACTCGCTAGACGAGGTCTTACCAAAGCAACATCAAGCTAAAAAGGGACTTCCTCACCATGAAGATGACCACTCGCTAGATGAGGTCTTACCAAAGCAACATCAAGCTAAAAAGGGACTTCCTCATCATGAAGATGACCACTCGCTAGATGAGGTCTTGCCGAAGCAACATAAAGTTAAAAGGGGACATCCTCACTATGATGAAGACGATTTGCTAGATATGGGGCATCCTCATTATGCTGATGACGATTTGCAAGACGAGGTCGTCCCAAAACAATATCGGGCTCCAAAGCGACACCCTCAATATGATGATGACGATTTGCTAGATAGGGGGCATCCTCACTATTATGATGACGGCTCACCATATGAGGTCGTACCAAAGCAAAATCGAACTCCTAGGGGTCACCCTCACTATGATGATAACAATTTGCTATATGAGGCTAAGTCAAAGCAACGTCAAGCTAAAAGGGGATATCTTCACTATGATGATGTTTCGCCAGAAGAGGTCTTTCCAAAGCAACGTCAAGCTAAAAGGGGGCATCCTCACTACGACGATGATTTGCTAGACGAGGTTTTACCAAAGCAACATCAAGCTAAAAGGGGACATCCTTACCATGATGATGATTCACCAGCCAGTCGCCGCCATCGTTACCGTCGTTGA
- the LOC127106680 gene encoding uncharacterized protein LOC127106680 isoform X3, which produces MDRSWMYDRFNPHRRGLKYEFISGVQEFIKKAKEQPCFLSERKIKCPCESCKCLKSFTPRDVEGHLYKSGFKPNYSIWTEHGELEQNICLMKQSNSSEHMEKEEVVVEEEDPKTPHTEESEEEDPETLHTEESEVEENPMTLQEIDSNKQNADGKVLIRPCGRGWAPSSAPAAAIKHAIQSHFQGPFHRWKETPEDVREYWWKLFGDMIAWDPRDHRYIKKTFQSRGAKRLSGMLSKVRKKGIRPHWICEEAWKGLITHWEGEAFIKVSTQNKTNRASGKAAVHTTGRKAHVDVALSMAHELGRSVDPAELFMATHKNKSGNWVDNRSQATYEHYHDRLKEVQKQIGEASQNGEQVVDEATKLELWKEVAGGKTRGSYGTADFASNLGCGVTSLTQESREPYSGRCDHAMHIEAIDAACQEAATALQEAAAARQEAADAKQRYHLLEEQFLKVVKSMKALERQSASASTSASLAHRGLPNNDGDHSPDEVMPDCRRKKRQAIRRHSHYDDNHSLDEILLYRRRKQHQAQRGRPYYDDDNSLDAVVRKQHQAKRGRPHYDDGDLLDEAVRKQHQAKRGPPYYDDDTLLDEVLPKQRQAKRGRPQYDDDNSLDEVLPKHRRAKRGHPYYEDDLLDDVLPKQCQAKRGRHQCDDDNSLDEILPKHRRAKRGHPYYEDDLLDDVLPKQCQAKRGRHQHDDDNSLDEILPKHRRAKRGHPYYEDDLLDDVLPKQCQAKRGRHQCDDDNSLDEILPKHRRAKRGHPYYEDDLLDDVLPKQCQAKRGRHQHDDDNSLDEILPKHRRAKRGHPYYEDDLLDDVLPKQCQAKRGRPRYEDDHSLDEVLPKQHQAKKGLPHHEDDHSLDEVLPKQHQAKKGLPHHEDDHSLDEVLPKQHKVKRGHPHYDEDDLLDMGHPHYADDDLQDEVVPKQYRAPKRHPQYDDDDLLDRGHPHYYDDGSPYEVVPKQNRTPRGHPHYDDNNLLYEAKSKQRQAKRGYLHYDDVSPEEVFPKQRQAKRGHPHYDDDLLDEVLPKQHQAKRGHPYHDDDSPASRRHRYRR; this is translated from the exons ATGGATCGTAGTTGGATGTACGATAGGTTCAATCCTCATAGGAGAGGCTTGAAATATGAGTTTATTAGCGGAGTTCAGGAGTTTATTAAGAAGGCTAAGGAACAACCCTGCTTTTTGTCTGAGAGAAAGATCAAGTGTCCATGTGAATCGTGCAAGTGTCTAAAGTCTTTCACTCCAAGAGATGTGGAAGGTCATTTGTACAAGAGTGGTTTTAAACCAAACTATTCGATCTGGACTGAGCACGGAGAACTAGAGCAAAATATTTGTCTAATGAAGCAATCAAATAGTAGTGAACATATGGAGAAAGAGGAGGTGGTGGTGGAGGAGGAGGATCCCAAAACTCCTCATACGGAGGAGTCAGAAGAGGAGGATCCCGAAACTCTTCATACAGAGGAGTCGGAAGTAGAGGAGAATCCCATGACTCTTCAAGAAATAGATTCAAACAAGCAGAATGCTGATGGGAAGGTTCTTATACGACCTTGTGGACGAGG GTGGGCTCCTAGCTCGGCGCCTGCTGCTGCTATTAAACATGCCATCCAGTCACATTTTCAAGGTCCTTTCCATCGCTGGAAGGAGACTCCAGAGGATGTAAGGGAATATTGGTGGAAGTTGTTTGGG GACATGATTGCTTGGGATCCTCGTGATCACAGGTATATCAAAAAGACATTTCAATCGAGAGGCGCAAAGCGCCTTTCAGGTATGCTCTCGAAAGTGAGGAAGAAGGGGATAAGACCTCATTGGATATGTGAAGAGGCTTGGAAGGGTCTTATTACCCATTGGGAGGGTGAAGCTTTTATAAAGGTCTCTACCCAAAACAAGACTAATCGGGCTTCTGGTAAAGCTGCAGTCCACACCACAGGCCGCAAGGCTCATGTTGATGTGGCACTTAGCATG GCTCATGAACTCGGACGTTCTGTGGATCCTGCCGAGCTCTTCATGGCTACCCATAAAAACAAGTCTGGCAATTGGGTTGATAACCGCTCTCAAGCGACATAT GAACATTATCATGATCGTCTGAAGGAGGTACAAAAACAAATTGGCGAGGCCTCCCAGAATGGGGAGCAGGTTGTAGATGAGGCGACAAAGCTTGAGCTGTGGAAAGAGGTTGCTGGGGGAAAAACAAGAGGTTCCTATGGCACTGCTGATTTTGCTTCAAATCTCGGATGTGGTGTAACTTCACTGACTCAGGAGTCTCGGGAACCTTATAGTGGCAGGTGTGATCATGCCATGCATATTGAGGCCATTGATGCAGCTTGTCAGGAGGCTGCCACAGCACTTCAGGAGGCTGCTGCAGCACGTCAGGAGGCAGCTGATGCGAAACAACGTTATCACCTTTTGGAGGAGCAGTTTCTCAAGGTAGTGAAAAGCATGAAAGCTCTAGAGCGCCAGTCAGCAAGTGCTTCAACAAGTGCAAGTCTAGCTCATAGGGGACTTCCTAACAATGATGGTGACCATTCGCCAGATGAGGTCATGCCAGACTGTCGACGAAAGAAACGTCAAGCCATAAGGCGGCATTCTCACTATGACGACAACCATTCTTTAGATGAAATCTTACTATACCGTCGCCGAAAGCAACATCAGGCTCAAAGGGGACGTCCTTACTATGATGATGACAATTCACTAGATGCAGTCGTACGAAAGCAGCATCAAGCTAAAAGGGGACGTCCTCATTATGATGACGGTGATTTGCTAGATGAGGCCGTACGAAAGCAACATCAAGCTAAAAGGGGACCTCCTTACTACGATGATGACACTTTGCTAGATGAGGTTTTGCCAAAGCAACGTCAAGCTAAAAGGGGACGTCCTCAGTATGATGATGACAATTCGCTAGATGAGGTCTTACCAAAGCACCGTCGAGCCAAAAGGGGACATCCTTACTATGAAGATGATTTGCTAGATGATGTCTTGCCAAAGCAATGTCAAGCTAAAAGGGGACGTCATCAGTGTGATGATGACAATTCGCTAGATGAGATCTTACCAAAGCACCGTCGAGCCAAAAGGGGACATCCTTACTATGAAGATGATTTGCTAGATGATGTCTTGCCAAAGCAATGTCAAGCTAAAAGGGGACGTCATCAGCATGATGATGATAATTCGCTAGATGAGATCTTACCAAAGCACCGTCGAGCCAAAAGGGGACATCCTTACTATGAAGATGATTTGCTAGATGATGTCTTGCCAAAGCAATGTCAAGCTAAAAGGGGACGTCATCAGTGTGATGATGACAATTCGCTAGATGAGATCTTACCAAAGCACCGTCGAGCCAAAAGGGGACATCCTTACTATGAAGATGATTTGCTAGATGATGTCTTGCCAAAGCAATGTCAAGCTAAAAGGGGACGTCATCAGCATGATGATGATAATTCGCTAGATGAGATCTTACCAAAGCACCGTCGAGCCAAAAGGGGACATCCTTACTATGAAGATGATTTGCTAGATGATGTCTTGCCAAAGCAATGTCAAGCTAAAAGGGGACGTCCTCGCTATGAAGATGACCACTCGCTAGACGAGGTCTTACCAAAGCAACATCAAGCTAAAAAGGGACTTCCTCACCATGAAGATGACCACTCGCTAGATGAGGTCTTACCAAAGCAACATCAAGCTAAAAAGGGACTTCCTCATCATGAAGATGACCACTCGCTAGATGAGGTCTTGCCGAAGCAACATAAAGTTAAAAGGGGACATCCTCACTATGATGAAGACGATTTGCTAGATATGGGGCATCCTCATTATGCTGATGACGATTTGCAAGACGAGGTCGTCCCAAAACAATATCGGGCTCCAAAGCGACACCCTCAATATGATGATGACGATTTGCTAGATAGGGGGCATCCTCACTATTATGATGACGGCTCACCATATGAGGTCGTACCAAAGCAAAATCGAACTCCTAGGGGTCACCCTCACTATGATGATAACAATTTGCTATATGAGGCTAAGTCAAAGCAACGTCAAGCTAAAAGGGGATATCTTCACTATGATGATGTTTCGCCAGAAGAGGTCTTTCCAAAGCAACGTCAAGCTAAAAGGGGGCATCCTCACTACGACGATGATTTGCTAGACGAGGTTTTACCAAAGCAACATCAAGCTAAAAGGGGACATCCTTACCATGATGATGATTCACCAGCCAGTCGCCGCCATCGTTACCGTCGTTGA